Proteins from one Dysgonomonas sp. HDW5A genomic window:
- a CDS encoding glycosyltransferase family 39 protein, with the protein MKLTKGINRLSTCGLIFVSFCCLLYINYINRTFWYDEAYTIAIMKHSFSEIWKITATDVHPPLYYFMLKLFIGIFGDSLFVMRIFSNLGVMASCLLGIFPIRRLFGEKVMFSFVLLMILMPVNQYLGVEIRMYSWAMFFVLACAVYAYEVFQKETLFCYSKMTFFGICAAYTHYYALIAVFSIFLILTIYLLNKKRTVVRPILFSIIFLLAYSPWVPILTTQFYSVHENFWVETPTLKDILLFSYYFFSPKEPSHPYTIFSIWTMSAALLIMLGLVFTLTIIIIRMHIQDKSNKRLRAGAYFILVFVSTIMITFAITFLIKPISVPRYTSCMLGALILGIAIYGVELYKTKAKPIAISGLILLSMLSIARFFSEKAYYISQNKKFTEVAAFVESKDKSLKMIAPLEAYPTLAELSVLLSKKEFLLFSPDDNTTYLPFEIKTIEMLPNISEFFFVQTANDSTVIPGKYRIKSKLQLDKIIISQIEAKNSN; encoded by the coding sequence ATGAAACTTACAAAAGGAATAAATAGATTATCAACCTGTGGACTCATTTTCGTCAGCTTTTGCTGTCTGCTATATATTAACTATATCAATCGGACATTTTGGTATGACGAGGCTTATACAATAGCTATAATGAAGCATTCGTTTTCCGAAATATGGAAAATAACAGCTACCGATGTGCATCCCCCACTCTACTACTTCATGTTGAAGCTTTTTATCGGAATATTTGGTGATTCATTATTTGTAATGCGAATATTCTCAAATCTCGGGGTTATGGCTTCTTGTCTGTTGGGAATATTTCCAATAAGACGTTTATTCGGAGAGAAGGTTATGTTCAGCTTCGTATTACTAATGATTCTGATGCCTGTAAACCAATATCTTGGTGTAGAGATACGAATGTATTCATGGGCTATGTTTTTCGTGCTGGCATGTGCAGTATACGCCTACGAAGTGTTTCAGAAAGAAACGCTATTCTGTTATTCTAAAATGACATTCTTCGGGATCTGTGCAGCGTATACTCATTACTATGCTTTAATCGCTGTTTTCTCCATATTCTTAATATTGACTATCTATTTATTGAATAAAAAACGAACAGTAGTCCGTCCCATACTTTTCAGCATTATATTTCTTTTGGCTTACAGTCCGTGGGTGCCTATACTTACCACTCAGTTTTACAGTGTTCATGAGAATTTTTGGGTCGAAACTCCCACCCTTAAAGATATCTTGCTATTCAGTTATTATTTCTTTTCACCGAAAGAACCATCCCATCCTTATACAATATTCTCGATATGGACCATGTCTGCCGCATTACTAATCATGCTAGGTTTGGTATTTACTTTAACCATCATTATTATACGTATGCATATACAAGACAAATCGAATAAAAGATTAAGGGCGGGTGCATATTTCATCTTGGTTTTTGTATCAACAATAATGATTACCTTCGCCATCACTTTTTTGATAAAACCAATAAGTGTTCCTCGCTACACTAGCTGTATGCTGGGAGCTTTAATTTTAGGTATAGCAATCTATGGAGTAGAATTGTATAAAACGAAGGCAAAACCAATAGCTATATCCGGTTTAATACTACTCTCGATGTTGAGTATAGCTCGTTTTTTTTCCGAAAAAGCATATTATATATCTCAAAATAAAAAATTTACAGAGGTAGCGGCATTCGTTGAATCGAAAGACAAATCTCTAAAAATGATAGCACCTTTGGAGGCATACCCTACTTTAGCTGAACTGTCGGTTCTACTGTCTAAAAAAGAATTTTTACTCTTTTCCCCGGATGACAATACAACTTACTTACCATTTGAGATTAAAACAATAGAAATGCTTCCGAACATAAGTGAGTTCTTTTTTGTTCAAACAGCCAATGACTCAACGGTTATACCCGGTAAATACAGGATAAAAAGTAAATTACAATTAGATAAAATTATTATTAGCCAAATAGAGGCTAAAAACTCAAATTAA
- a CDS encoding glycosyltransferase family 39 protein, producing MTSIVITLMALSLFIFIDAFNESFVFDEAYTMAMIQHSFSDIWNITATDVHPPLYYFILKIFTEIFGDNLLTLRIFSVLGMLAIFLTAMFPIRKHFGAGVSLLFIIIVSLLPVSQYLASEIRMYSWSMFFTLANALAAYQVYKNNNAFNNILLLLSALCASYTHYYSLMGSATIFGVLLLFMIVTKKKIRNPLIVIFLFLIAYSFWLPELFYQIGAVNHNYWITTLTPKDLLLFTYYLFSPKDPTHPYMIFNLPAMSVALSIMLLLIAAIAILTIREYKNLNKAKIITALVFIGLFLIPVISAVIISYAMKPIMIPRYMTCLLGCLVLGVSILLFELYESGGHSARTLVFGSLFMLWILSVGRFFSERQYMAKCNVEYAELQNYFSNKNTEKTVFISPFSACGWLGMLSVMYPSKENLFFVYSERKTPVSYKPFNLIEVNKLPSDFDFHYTQAYDSNPIQSKGNQHFTNGIKNDYVIADSLNQRLNPQRLEGRVIYQMRTIHREREKHRNTH from the coding sequence ATGACTAGTATTGTTATTACATTAATGGCCCTTTCTTTGTTTATATTCATCGATGCTTTTAACGAATCGTTCGTTTTTGATGAAGCATATACAATGGCAATGATACAACACTCATTTTCCGACATTTGGAATATCACAGCCACCGATGTTCATCCACCACTTTACTACTTCATTTTAAAAATCTTCACAGAAATATTTGGAGATAACCTACTAACATTACGAATATTTTCGGTTTTAGGAATGTTAGCCATTTTTCTCACAGCAATGTTTCCTATACGCAAACACTTTGGAGCCGGAGTATCTCTTCTTTTTATTATTATAGTTAGTCTACTGCCGGTAAGTCAGTATTTAGCAAGTGAAATAAGGATGTACTCATGGAGTATGTTTTTTACGTTGGCTAATGCATTAGCAGCGTACCAAGTCTATAAAAACAATAATGCATTTAATAATATTCTATTACTACTATCGGCACTTTGTGCTTCCTATACGCACTATTACTCGTTAATGGGATCAGCTACTATATTTGGTGTTTTATTACTATTTATGATCGTTACTAAAAAGAAGATTAGAAATCCCTTAATCGTCATTTTTTTGTTCCTTATCGCTTACAGCTTTTGGCTTCCTGAACTTTTCTATCAGATTGGAGCTGTTAATCATAATTACTGGATTACAACACTTACTCCCAAAGATCTTTTATTATTTACTTATTATCTCTTTTCACCGAAAGATCCTACACATCCTTATATGATATTTAACCTGCCGGCTATGTCGGTGGCATTATCAATTATGCTATTACTCATTGCTGCCATTGCCATATTAACGATCAGAGAATATAAAAATCTGAACAAAGCAAAGATAATTACCGCTCTGGTGTTTATCGGATTATTCCTCATTCCCGTTATTTCGGCAGTCATCATATCGTATGCAATGAAACCTATCATGATTCCACGATACATGACATGCTTATTAGGATGTTTGGTTTTAGGTGTATCTATATTACTTTTTGAACTTTACGAGTCCGGAGGCCACAGTGCGAGAACACTTGTATTCGGTAGTTTATTTATGCTATGGATACTTTCGGTTGGACGATTCTTCTCTGAAAGACAGTATATGGCAAAATGCAATGTTGAATATGCTGAATTGCAAAATTATTTTTCAAATAAAAATACCGAAAAAACCGTATTTATTTCACCATTCAGTGCTTGTGGATGGCTAGGGATGCTATCGGTTATGTATCCGAGTAAAGAAAACCTGTTTTTTGTTTATTCCGAACGAAAAACACCTGTCAGCTATAAACCTTTTAATTTGATAGAGGTAAATAAGTTGCCTTCTGATTTTGACTTTCATTATACTCAGGCCTATGACAGTAATCCGATCCAATCAAAAGGTAACCAACATTTTACAAACGGCATAAAAAACGATTATGTAATAGCCGATTCGTTAAATCAAAGGTTGAATCCTCAGAGACTCGAAGGAAGAGTCATTTATCAGATGAGAACAATACACAGAGAAAGAGAAAAACATCGGAACACTCATTAA
- the cysS gene encoding cysteine--tRNA ligase, producing MEQKFVIYNTLKREKEVFEPLHPPHVGMYVCGPTVYGDGHLGHTRPAITFDLLFRYLTHIGYKVRYVRNITDVGHLENDADEGEDKIAKKARLEQLEPMEVVQYYTIRYHKAMEALNVLSPSIEPHASGHIIEQITTIQEILNNGYAYESNGSVYFDVVKYNKKHNYGILSHRNIEEMLNTTRDLDGQDEKRSKVDFALWKKASPEHIMRWPSPWSEGFPGWHIECSSMSMKYLGTEFDIHGGGLDLMFPHHECEIAQNTAAENKQVVKYWMHNNMITIGGQKMGKSLGNFITLNEFFTGSHKLLSQAFSPMTVRFFILQAHYRSTVDFSNDALLASEKGLNRLLDAYARIDKVPISETSSVDIASIRQKCYDALNDDLNSAITISYLFDVATTINSAIGGTAALTQGDIDEVKALFDIFLFEILGIKNEASSNENGLETFSKAIDLLLQIRAEAKANKDWATSDKIRDELNKIGFDIKDGKDGAEWKLKS from the coding sequence ATGGAACAAAAGTTCGTGATTTATAACACACTTAAGCGAGAAAAAGAAGTTTTCGAACCACTTCATCCACCTCATGTAGGAATGTATGTATGTGGTCCTACAGTTTATGGCGATGGGCATTTAGGACACACACGCCCTGCGATCACTTTCGATTTATTGTTTCGTTACCTTACTCATATAGGCTATAAAGTACGATATGTACGTAATATTACCGATGTAGGTCATCTCGAAAATGATGCGGACGAAGGAGAAGATAAGATCGCTAAAAAGGCTCGATTAGAACAACTCGAACCGATGGAGGTAGTGCAATATTACACCATTAGGTATCACAAGGCTATGGAAGCATTAAACGTACTGTCTCCATCTATAGAGCCTCATGCCTCGGGACATATTATTGAACAAATTACAACTATTCAGGAAATACTGAACAACGGATATGCTTACGAAAGTAATGGATCAGTGTATTTTGATGTTGTAAAATATAACAAAAAGCATAATTACGGAATCCTTTCGCATCGTAATATCGAAGAAATGCTCAATACAACGCGTGATCTCGATGGACAGGATGAAAAGCGCAGTAAGGTTGACTTTGCTCTTTGGAAAAAAGCATCTCCCGAACATATTATGCGTTGGCCTTCACCCTGGAGTGAGGGGTTTCCGGGCTGGCATATCGAATGTTCTTCGATGAGCATGAAATATCTGGGTACCGAATTTGATATACATGGCGGTGGATTAGATCTTATGTTCCCTCATCATGAATGCGAAATAGCTCAAAATACAGCAGCCGAAAATAAGCAAGTGGTAAAATACTGGATGCACAACAATATGATTACCATAGGCGGTCAGAAAATGGGCAAATCGCTTGGTAATTTTATCACATTGAATGAGTTCTTTACCGGCTCACATAAATTGCTTTCGCAAGCGTTTTCACCAATGACTGTTCGTTTTTTCATTTTGCAGGCACATTATCGCAGTACTGTCGATTTCAGTAATGATGCTCTATTGGCTTCCGAAAAAGGATTAAACAGATTACTCGATGCATACGCACGAATTGATAAGGTTCCGATATCCGAAACTTCATCTGTTGACATAGCTTCTATAAGACAGAAGTGCTACGATGCTCTTAATGATGATTTAAATTCGGCGATAACAATATCCTACCTATTTGATGTGGCTACCACCATAAACTCGGCAATAGGTGGAACAGCTGCCCTTACTCAAGGTGATATAGATGAAGTTAAGGCTTTATTTGATATCTTTTTATTCGAAATTCTCGGTATTAAAAACGAGGCCAGCTCGAATGAAAATGGACTGGAGACTTTCTCTAAGGCTATTGATTTATTACTTCAAATACGGGCAGAGGCTAAAGCCAATAAAGACTGGGCAACTTCTGATAAAATTCGTGATGAATTAAACAAAATCGGATTTGATATAAAAGACGGCAAAGACGGTGCCGAATGGAAACTGAAATCGTAA
- a CDS encoding outer membrane beta-barrel protein, translating to MKKLFLTIAVALGVFSAASAQGNMWVGGTAGVWSSKVKGGDSQLSFKVMPEFGYILNSNVGIGIALGGAHTHGGLDFDGKALVNEGSVNSYKVNPFLRYTFLKSDLGGLFFDGGVAYGWEKGTNGGDKANTLEVGLRPGVAINVSNKVALLGKFGFLGYQTGKVKDTRTNSFGFDFDMSNIELGVNLKF from the coding sequence ATGAAAAAATTATTCTTAACTATTGCAGTAGCACTAGGTGTATTTTCTGCAGCAAGTGCTCAAGGTAACATGTGGGTTGGAGGAACAGCAGGTGTATGGTCAAGCAAAGTAAAAGGAGGCGATAGCCAACTTAGCTTCAAAGTTATGCCTGAATTCGGATATATCTTAAATAGTAATGTAGGTATCGGTATCGCTCTTGGTGGTGCTCATACTCACGGAGGTCTTGATTTTGACGGCAAAGCTTTAGTAAATGAAGGATCAGTTAATTCATATAAAGTAAATCCTTTCTTACGTTATACATTCCTTAAAAGCGATCTTGGTGGTTTATTCTTTGACGGAGGTGTAGCTTATGGATGGGAAAAAGGAACTAACGGAGGAGACAAAGCTAATACTCTAGAAGTAGGTTTGAGACCTGGAGTTGCTATCAATGTATCTAACAAAGTTGCTTTACTAGGTAAATTCGGTTTCTTAGGATACCAAACCGGAAAAGTAAAAGACACAAGAACTAACAGCTTTGGTTTTGACTTTGACATGAGCAATATCGAATTAGGAGTTAACTTAAAATTCTAA
- a CDS encoding DNA alkylation repair protein — MTAKEIQLQLEKASTPEKRDFLPHFFKTGKGGYGEGDKFIGVIVPDIRKIAKANKSLPSNELTDLLNNEYHECRMCALFILVEKFKKANEADRKQIVDFYLAHSHRINNWDLVDLSSKDILGEYLIDKEDRKILYKLAKSELLWDQRIAVIATFAFIKKSDFTDIINLSEQFLSHKHDLMHKAVGWMLREAGKRDKTVLINFLNKHHKVMPRTMLRYSLEKLTAEEKAYYMKK, encoded by the coding sequence ATGACTGCAAAAGAGATACAATTACAACTAGAAAAAGCTTCAACACCAGAGAAGAGAGATTTCTTACCACACTTTTTTAAAACAGGAAAAGGAGGTTATGGAGAAGGCGATAAATTTATTGGAGTAATAGTTCCCGATATTCGCAAAATAGCCAAAGCAAACAAATCGCTTCCATCGAACGAATTAACCGATCTTTTAAATAATGAATACCATGAATGCAGAATGTGTGCTTTATTTATATTGGTTGAGAAATTTAAGAAAGCCAATGAAGCAGATCGAAAACAAATAGTCGATTTTTATCTCGCTCATTCTCATCGCATAAATAATTGGGACTTAGTTGACTTAAGCTCCAAGGATATACTTGGAGAATACTTAATTGATAAAGAAGATCGTAAAATTCTTTACAAATTAGCTAAAAGCGAATTATTATGGGATCAACGGATTGCAGTAATAGCAACTTTTGCATTTATTAAAAAGAGTGATTTTACCGATATAATCAATCTCTCAGAGCAATTTTTATCACACAAGCACGACCTTATGCATAAAGCAGTAGGCTGGATGCTCCGGGAAGCCGGAAAAAGAGATAAGACTGTATTGATTAATTTTCTGAATAAACATCATAAAGTGATGCCTCGTACCATGTTGAGATATTCGCTAGAAAAGTTGACAGCCGAAGAAAAGGCATATTACATGAAAAAGTAA
- a CDS encoding WbqC family protein, whose amino-acid sequence MSTYLSTAYLAPVEYYSKLLKGDVYIEQHENYIKQTYRNRCTILSANGPMALSVPIESAGGKKCPIRDVRIADHGNWRHLHWNALISAYNSTPFFEYYQDDFRPFYEKEYKYLFDFNEELRNLICQLIDIDTSTIQYTDEFLLEVEGLDYRSKISPKIDWRVIDPDFESIHYYQVFEHRFGFTENLSILDLLFNMGNESLLVLSKSIKKTS is encoded by the coding sequence ATGAGTACTTATTTATCTACCGCTTATCTTGCTCCTGTCGAGTACTATTCGAAACTACTCAAAGGAGATGTGTATATTGAGCAGCACGAGAATTATATCAAACAAACTTATCGAAACAGATGTACCATACTATCGGCAAATGGTCCGATGGCACTATCTGTTCCAATAGAGAGCGCTGGAGGCAAAAAATGTCCGATAAGGGATGTTCGTATAGCCGACCATGGAAATTGGCGGCATTTGCACTGGAATGCGCTTATTTCGGCTTATAACTCTACACCATTCTTCGAATATTATCAGGATGATTTCCGACCTTTCTATGAGAAGGAGTATAAATACCTTTTTGATTTTAATGAAGAGTTACGAAATTTGATCTGTCAATTAATAGATATAGATACGTCAACTATACAATATACAGATGAATTTCTTTTAGAGGTAGAAGGACTAGATTACAGATCGAAAATTTCACCTAAAATAGATTGGAGGGTTATTGATCCTGATTTTGAATCTATTCACTATTATCAGGTGTTTGAGCACCGTTTTGGGTTTACGGAGAATCTGAGTATTTTAGATCTTCTATTCAATATGGGGAACGAAAGCCTGTTAGTTTTGAGTAAAAGCATAAAAAAAACCTCTTGA
- a CDS encoding pitrilysin family protein, translating to MKEYQSYTLKNGLRIVHKPLAGKVSYCGFMVNAGTRDEQPDEFGMAHFVEHMLFKGTEKRRSHHIINRMESVGGEINAYTNKEETVIYSIFLEEHFSRAFELLTDLTFHSTFPEREIEKEIDVILDEINSYEDSPSELIFDEFENLIFRNSQLGHNILGEPDLLAKFDTAKARTFVQKHYSPENMVFFSLGNTDIKKIIKLAEKYLSEIETLSPNHSRVAPGAVERTEQITAKETSQTHALIGGKCYDLHSPKRKVLHLLNNILGGPGMNSRLNISLREKRGYVYNVDSNMTCYSDTGIFSIYFGCDKRNAEKCFNLIYKELAGLRDNKLTTSQLAAAKKQLIGQIAISGDNHENLALGLAKSFMHYNHFNNMEETIKRIEQITSSDLLEVANEIFHKENLNSLTYQ from the coding sequence ATGAAAGAATATCAATCCTATACTCTAAAAAACGGTTTACGTATTGTACACAAACCTTTAGCAGGTAAAGTTTCATACTGCGGATTTATGGTCAATGCAGGTACCAGAGATGAACAGCCCGATGAATTTGGGATGGCTCACTTTGTAGAACATATGCTATTCAAAGGAACCGAAAAACGCCGTTCGCATCATATTATCAACCGCATGGAAAGTGTAGGCGGAGAAATAAATGCGTATACAAATAAAGAAGAAACTGTCATTTATTCGATATTTCTCGAGGAGCATTTCTCTCGGGCTTTTGAGCTTCTGACCGATTTGACTTTTCATTCAACATTCCCCGAAAGAGAAATAGAAAAGGAAATAGATGTAATTCTGGATGAGATAAATTCGTACGAAGACAGTCCTTCTGAATTAATTTTCGATGAATTCGAAAATCTGATATTCCGTAATTCTCAGCTAGGTCATAATATATTGGGAGAACCCGATCTGCTCGCCAAGTTTGATACAGCCAAAGCACGAACCTTTGTCCAAAAACATTATTCTCCTGAGAATATGGTGTTCTTTTCATTGGGAAATACGGACATAAAAAAGATCATTAAACTAGCTGAAAAGTATCTTTCGGAAATAGAAACTCTTTCACCAAATCATTCAAGAGTAGCTCCCGGTGCTGTTGAACGAACAGAGCAGATTACGGCAAAGGAAACTTCTCAAACACATGCTTTGATTGGAGGAAAGTGCTATGATTTACATAGCCCAAAACGAAAGGTATTGCATTTACTTAACAATATTCTGGGAGGACCGGGCATGAATAGCCGACTGAATATCTCTTTACGAGAAAAAAGAGGATATGTATACAACGTAGATTCAAATATGACATGTTATTCCGATACAGGTATCTTCTCTATTTATTTTGGTTGTGACAAACGCAATGCGGAAAAATGCTTCAACTTAATATATAAAGAGCTAGCAGGGCTCCGTGACAATAAACTGACAACATCACAGCTGGCTGCAGCGAAAAAACAATTAATCGGACAAATTGCAATTTCGGGCGATAATCATGAGAATCTGGCATTAGGTTTAGCCAAAAGCTTTATGCATTATAATCATTTCAACAACATGGAGGAGACTATAAAGAGGATAGAACAAATAACATCTTCTGATCTATTAGAAGTTGCAAACGAGATTTTTCACAAAGAAAATCTTAACTCTTTGACTTATCAGTAA